From the Flavimarina sp. Hel_I_48 genome, one window contains:
- a CDS encoding SDR family NAD(P)-dependent oxidoreductase, with protein MKSKKNIIVTGTSRGIGFELVQELAKDGHNILALSRDDKPLKTLNNDKISAFSFDISVETDFEKVGDFINKKWGHVDILINNAGALVNKPFEKTSIEEFKKIYDVNVFGVARLIQCVLPFMKKGAHVLNISSMGGVQGSAKFAGLSAYSSSKGALAILSELLAEEYNDKGISFNTLALGAVQTEMLEEAFPGYEAPVSANEMANYIKNFALTGNQFYNGKVLPVSASTP; from the coding sequence ATGAAGAGTAAAAAAAATATCATAGTTACAGGTACCAGCCGCGGGATAGGTTTTGAGCTTGTTCAGGAATTGGCAAAGGATGGACATAATATATTAGCACTTTCGCGAGATGACAAACCGCTAAAAACCCTCAATAATGATAAAATATCGGCTTTTTCATTCGATATTTCAGTAGAAACCGACTTTGAAAAAGTTGGTGATTTCATCAATAAAAAATGGGGTCATGTTGATATTCTCATTAATAATGCCGGTGCTTTGGTCAATAAACCATTTGAAAAAACAAGCATTGAAGAATTTAAAAAAATTTATGACGTAAATGTTTTTGGCGTAGCCCGTCTGATTCAATGTGTGCTTCCATTTATGAAAAAAGGAGCACATGTTTTAAATATAAGCAGTATGGGTGGAGTGCAGGGTAGCGCAAAATTTGCGGGATTGTCTGCATATAGTTCTTCAAAGGGAGCTCTTGCTATTTTGAGTGAACTTCTGGCTGAGGAATACAATGATAAAGGTATTTCTTTTAATACTCTAGCACTGGGCGCTGTACAGACAGAGATGCTAGAAGAAGCATTTCCTGGTTACGAAGCGCCAGTTTCTGCAAATGAAATGGCTAACTACATAAAGAATTTTGCTTTGACGGGAAATCAATTTTACAATGGCAAAGTCCTGCCTGTTTCTGCTTCAACGCCTTAA
- a CDS encoding sigma-70 family RNA polymerase sigma factor produces MRSKQIDPTQWVKKYSDYLFNFTITRVNDREVAQDLISETFLAGLKSMKNFKGEATERTWLISILKRKIIDHYRKTNSKKGKAEVHINYRDEDGEGDWMEERVADPFDKTAEDAIENEELGEAIYNCLDKLPERQAEIFKLKTIDGQETETICNAYNITASNLWVIIHRARTAMVECMEKNWLQ; encoded by the coding sequence ATGCGAAGTAAGCAGATTGACCCTACCCAGTGGGTGAAAAAATATTCAGATTATCTCTTCAACTTTACGATCACCCGTGTGAATGATCGTGAGGTGGCGCAGGACCTTATTTCTGAAACTTTTCTTGCCGGTTTAAAATCAATGAAGAACTTTAAAGGAGAAGCCACAGAGCGCACGTGGCTCATTTCCATCTTAAAGAGGAAGATTATTGATCATTACCGTAAAACCAATTCAAAAAAGGGGAAGGCAGAGGTGCATATCAACTACCGTGATGAAGATGGCGAAGGTGACTGGATGGAGGAACGTGTTGCAGACCCCTTTGATAAAACCGCAGAAGATGCCATTGAGAATGAAGAACTGGGCGAGGCTATTTATAATTGTCTTGATAAATTGCCTGAAAGACAGGCCGAAATTTTTAAATTAAAGACCATTGACGGGCAGGAAACGGAAACTATCTGTAATGCCTACAATATTACTGCGTCTAACTTATGGGTAATTATTCACCGGGCACGTACTGCGATGGTTGAATGTATGGAAAAAAATTGGCTACAATGA
- a CDS encoding MlaE family ABC transporter permease, whose protein sequence is MNYVGNVGQYFLMLKGTFIKPTKASVLRQLILKEINDLIIDSLGIVSFISFFVGGVVAIQTALNMDNPLIPESLIGFASRQSIILEFAPTFISIIMAGKVGSFITSSIGTMRVTEQIDALEVMGINSLNYLVFPKIIAMLFYPFVIVIAMFLGILGGYVAGVYGGFTSGDAFISGLQDNFIPFQLAYAFIKTIVFAMLLATIPSYQGYYMRGGALEVGKASTTSFVWTSVAIILCNYVLTQLLLSA, encoded by the coding sequence ATGAATTACGTAGGTAATGTAGGTCAATATTTTTTAATGCTTAAAGGCACGTTTATCAAGCCAACCAAAGCATCTGTATTGCGCCAATTGATTCTCAAGGAGATTAACGATCTTATAATAGATTCCCTTGGGATTGTATCCTTTATATCCTTTTTTGTAGGAGGTGTCGTAGCCATACAGACCGCCCTGAATATGGATAATCCACTCATACCGGAATCCCTTATAGGTTTTGCTTCCCGCCAGTCTATCATTTTAGAATTTGCCCCTACTTTTATCAGTATTATTATGGCCGGTAAAGTAGGTTCTTTTATTACTTCCAGTATAGGTACGATGCGCGTTACAGAGCAGATAGATGCTCTAGAGGTTATGGGAATCAATTCATTGAATTATCTGGTCTTCCCCAAGATCATAGCCATGCTTTTCTATCCATTTGTCATCGTTATTGCTATGTTTCTGGGTATTCTGGGAGGGTATGTTGCCGGGGTTTATGGAGGTTTTACTTCAGGAGATGCTTTTATTTCCGGCTTGCAGGACAATTTTATACCTTTTCAACTCGCTTATGCTTTTATAAAAACAATTGTATTTGCTATGCTTCTCGCAACAATACCTTCATATCAGGGATATTATATGCGCGGCGGGGCGCTTGAAGTTGGCAAGGCAAGTACCACCTCGTTCGTATGGACGAGTGTGGCAATAATTCTTTGTAATTATGTTTTAACCCAATTATTGTTGAGCGCATGA
- a CDS encoding mannose-1-phosphate guanylyltransferase has translation MAGGVGSRFWPLSTENFPKQFHDILGAGQTLIQKTFDRLAQLVPDENILILTNERYKTLVNEQLPMVKDSHIVLEPAMRNTAPCILLAALKIQKTNPNAIMVVAPSDHWIEDEASFSRDLDIAFNACNSSDVKKGEDDLLVTLGIKPTFPHTGYGYISYSDSDQNVKKVNAFTEKPNYETAQKFLAQGNYAWNAGIFIWCVQTIVDSFEKYLPEMYKILSGGMPVFNTNHEQTFVHEEYPKVENISIDYGILEKGKNVNVVPATFDWSDMGAWCSLYDKKEKDSDENVVINANMISKNSSGNLVRTKDGKIVVLHSLKDFVVVDREDILLIMPKEKEQEVKILRQEVKDKFGNNLV, from the coding sequence ATGGCCGGGGGTGTAGGCTCGCGTTTTTGGCCTTTAAGCACCGAAAATTTTCCGAAACAGTTTCATGATATTTTGGGCGCAGGGCAGACGTTGATACAAAAAACTTTTGACCGACTCGCACAGCTTGTACCAGATGAAAATATTTTGATATTAACCAATGAACGTTATAAAACACTGGTCAATGAACAGCTCCCAATGGTAAAAGACAGTCATATTGTCTTAGAACCAGCAATGCGCAACACAGCTCCATGTATATTGCTTGCGGCTCTTAAGATCCAGAAAACAAATCCTAATGCGATTATGGTGGTTGCCCCCAGTGATCACTGGATTGAAGATGAAGCCTCATTTTCACGCGATCTCGATATTGCTTTCAATGCATGTAACAGCAGCGATGTAAAAAAAGGAGAGGATGATTTACTTGTTACTTTGGGTATAAAACCTACGTTCCCGCATACGGGTTATGGCTACATATCTTATTCAGATAGTGATCAGAATGTAAAAAAAGTGAATGCTTTTACCGAAAAGCCCAATTATGAAACGGCACAAAAATTTCTTGCACAGGGCAATTACGCCTGGAATGCGGGGATTTTTATCTGGTGCGTACAGACCATTGTTGATTCTTTTGAAAAGTATCTTCCCGAGATGTACAAAATTCTCAGTGGGGGAATGCCGGTTTTCAATACAAACCATGAGCAAACCTTTGTGCACGAAGAATATCCCAAGGTAGAGAATATTAGTATTGACTACGGAATCCTTGAAAAAGGCAAGAATGTAAATGTCGTACCCGCGACTTTTGACTGGAGCGATATGGGTGCATGGTGTTCTTTATATGACAAAAAGGAAAAAGATTCAGATGAAAATGTGGTCATTAACGCAAATATGATTTCAAAGAATTCTAGCGGAAACCTTGTGCGTACAAAAGATGGAAAGATAGTTGTTCTGCATAGTCTAAAAGATTTTGTAGTGGTTGATCGAGAGGATATCCTTCTTATTATGCCTAAGGAAAAGGAGCAGGAAGTTAAAATATTACGCCAGGAGGTCAAGGATAAATTTGGGAATAATCTAGTATAA
- the pafA gene encoding alkaline phosphatase PafA, producing MKKLVLIALILTFIPVARAQKDPSEKPKLVVGIVVDQMRYDYLTRFYAKFDDNGFKRLINDGFSCNNNHFNYMPTLTAPGHASIFTGTTPRTHGIISNDWYNKFEKKSVYCAEDHSVHSVGTETADGEMSPHRMKTTTVSDQNRLHTQMRGKTIGVSLKDRGAILPAGHSANGAYWFQGREEGNFITSSYYMDKLPTWVTSFNSSAKAKSYMRPWKTLLDINTYTESGPDLNVFEGGFEGKKTAVFPYDLGGLNSANGGYDILKVTPYGNSLLVDFALAAIDGEQLGADMDTDFLTVSFSSTDYVGHNFGVNSKEIEDTYIRLDRDLGRLLNALDKKVGAGQYTVFLTADHAGVHVPSYLKSAKIPAGYFDSDAFDQAVQDFVSTAYGRDDLIENISNYQVFFSYKVLEENKIDAEELQKKIAHFALQYEQVNKVYTRAQLEQSGFTSGMEQLVENGFDQKRSGDVFIILDPAVISYGVTGSMHGTGYSYDTHVPLLFYGNGIKQGKTYAKTVIPDIATTISALLGIEFPNGFSGEVLSEVLK from the coding sequence ATGAAAAAGCTAGTACTTATAGCCCTCATTTTAACATTTATTCCAGTCGCCAGAGCCCAAAAAGACCCTTCTGAAAAGCCCAAGCTTGTTGTAGGAATTGTGGTTGATCAGATGCGTTATGATTATCTCACCCGTTTTTATGCAAAATTTGATGATAATGGCTTCAAAAGACTCATAAATGATGGTTTTAGCTGTAATAATAACCACTTTAATTATATGCCCACCCTTACCGCTCCCGGTCATGCATCCATTTTTACGGGGACAACGCCCAGGACTCACGGTATCATCTCTAATGACTGGTACAACAAATTTGAAAAGAAGTCTGTTTACTGCGCAGAAGATCATTCCGTGCATTCTGTAGGTACAGAAACGGCGGATGGGGAGATGTCCCCGCACCGTATGAAAACCACCACGGTTTCAGACCAGAATAGGCTGCACACGCAAATGCGTGGCAAAACCATTGGGGTTTCCCTAAAAGACCGCGGTGCTATTTTGCCTGCTGGGCATTCTGCTAATGGAGCGTATTGGTTTCAGGGCAGGGAAGAAGGGAATTTTATAACAAGTAGCTATTATATGGATAAATTGCCTACTTGGGTTACATCCTTTAATTCTTCGGCAAAAGCAAAGAGCTATATGCGTCCCTGGAAGACATTACTTGATATAAACACCTACACAGAAAGCGGTCCTGATCTCAACGTTTTTGAAGGTGGTTTTGAAGGAAAGAAAACGGCGGTTTTTCCCTATGACCTGGGCGGTTTGAATTCCGCTAATGGCGGTTATGATATATTGAAAGTTACGCCCTATGGTAACAGTTTGTTAGTGGATTTTGCCCTTGCTGCAATAGATGGTGAGCAGTTGGGCGCAGATATGGACACTGATTTTCTTACGGTGAGTTTTAGCAGTACAGATTATGTGGGGCATAACTTTGGCGTAAATTCAAAAGAGATTGAAGATACGTATATTCGTCTTGACCGTGATCTTGGCCGTTTGCTCAATGCACTTGATAAAAAAGTAGGTGCAGGGCAATATACTGTCTTTTTAACGGCAGACCATGCCGGTGTACATGTACCCAGTTATTTAAAAAGTGCAAAAATACCCGCAGGATATTTTGATTCTGATGCTTTTGACCAGGCGGTACAGGATTTTGTTTCTACCGCTTATGGCAGGGATGATCTTATCGAAAACATTTCGAACTATCAGGTATTTTTCAGTTATAAGGTGCTGGAAGAAAACAAGATTGATGCAGAAGAACTTCAAAAGAAAATCGCTCATTTTGCCCTTCAGTACGAGCAGGTAAATAAAGTATATACCCGCGCACAACTTGAACAATCAGGATTTACATCAGGTATGGAACAACTGGTGGAAAACGGGTTTGATCAGAAACGAAGCGGTGATGTTTTTATAATTCTTGATCCTGCCGTGATTTCCTATGGCGTAACAGGATCCATGCACGGTACGGGTTACAGTTATGACACCCACGTACCTCTATTATTCTATGGAAATGGAATCAAGCAAGGAAAAACCTACGCAAAGACGGTTATTCCAGATATTGCTACAACAATTTCTGCACTTTTGGGTATTGAATTTCCGAATGGTTTCTCTGGAGAAGTACTTTCAGAAGTATTGAAATAA
- a CDS encoding glycosyltransferase family 2 protein, whose protein sequence is MKIAIIIPTYNEENFIAQTLESLVTQQKQPQQIIVVDDNSTDATAQIIKRFSSDYKYIKYLKKDSEQIHLPGGKVVQAFNFGLQELSTPYDILCKFDGDLVFPPEYLARLSAIFQEDSKVGMAGGFCHILKDGEWILENLTNKDHIRGALKAYRRSCFEQINGLKPAMGWDTLDELLAQYHGWSIKTVESLAVKHLKPTGTTYAAKARLKQGEAFYGMRYGLPLTLIASGKLALRKKDIAYFKNCLSGYFSAKRNKKPFLVNEKEGQFIRQLRWKMIQKKLFLA, encoded by the coding sequence GTGAAAATAGCCATTATCATACCCACATATAACGAAGAGAATTTCATCGCGCAAACCCTGGAATCCCTGGTAACGCAGCAAAAACAACCACAGCAGATTATTGTCGTGGACGACAACAGTACAGACGCGACTGCGCAAATTATCAAAAGATTCTCAAGCGATTATAAGTACATTAAATATCTCAAAAAAGATAGCGAGCAGATTCATCTACCGGGAGGCAAAGTAGTACAGGCCTTTAATTTTGGTTTACAGGAATTATCTACTCCTTACGACATTCTTTGCAAATTTGACGGAGATCTTGTATTTCCTCCGGAATACTTAGCCCGGCTGTCCGCCATATTCCAGGAAGACTCAAAAGTAGGAATGGCCGGTGGCTTTTGCCATATTTTAAAAGATGGTGAGTGGATACTAGAAAACCTGACCAACAAAGATCACATCCGCGGGGCGTTGAAGGCCTATCGCCGTTCCTGTTTTGAACAGATCAATGGTTTAAAACCGGCCATGGGATGGGACACCCTTGATGAACTACTGGCGCAATATCATGGTTGGAGCATTAAAACGGTTGAATCCCTTGCGGTCAAGCATCTAAAACCTACAGGAACAACGTATGCGGCCAAAGCAAGATTAAAACAGGGAGAAGCCTTTTACGGTATGCGCTATGGACTGCCACTTACCCTTATAGCTTCTGGGAAGCTGGCGCTTCGAAAAAAGGATATAGCCTATTTTAAAAATTGCCTTTCCGGTTATTTTTCGGCAAAAAGAAATAAAAAACCCTTCCTCGTAAATGAAAAAGAAGGGCAATTTATAAGGCAATTACGCTGGAAAATGATCCAAAAAAAGCTGTTTTTAGCCTAA
- a CDS encoding DUF389 domain-containing protein, with protein MHEEDKSKESNAHLEDEPVKGAKNIFRDTVRFLSELFNLRHDTDRDSTIAAVRNDISFKGHNAWILIFSIFIASIGLNVSSTAVVIGAMLISPLMGPIVGVGLSLAINDVETLRKSLKNLFIMVLLSVLTAYIYFSISPIKELTSELEARTYPTILDVLVAIFGGLALIVAKTKKGTIASVIFGVAIATALMPPLCTVGYGLAVGNPKFYLGALYLFSINAVFIALSTFVVSKLLGFPMVRYANSKRRRFIAQMASLVAVIVLVPSVILFYNLIQRQIFDSDIKEFIESTISYEGTEIIKSSQDYKTKVIDIYLIGGLVPQDRIQEWLKALKSNERLKNVDLKVHQGSDRSSEMAAQLSNQVKSDILEDLYITNQDALTNKNEQIRLLEQELMRLKTIDIPFENLSKEVQINYQGIKRFSYANILAVDFDNQVTDTIPTFLIDWKPEITSEIKISEQAKLKKWLALKFQLDTLEIKTYN; from the coding sequence ATGCACGAAGAAGACAAGAGTAAAGAATCTAATGCGCATCTTGAAGACGAACCTGTAAAGGGTGCAAAAAATATTTTTAGGGACACGGTTAGGTTTTTGTCTGAGCTTTTTAATTTAAGGCATGATACAGACCGGGACTCTACCATTGCGGCCGTCCGCAATGATATTTCCTTTAAGGGACACAATGCCTGGATTTTAATTTTCTCGATCTTTATAGCCTCTATTGGTTTAAATGTAAGTAGTACGGCCGTAGTGATAGGCGCGATGCTTATTTCACCACTTATGGGACCTATTGTGGGGGTAGGACTGTCCCTTGCGATAAATGATGTGGAAACGTTGCGCAAGTCTCTCAAAAATCTCTTTATTATGGTTTTGCTGAGCGTGCTTACCGCTTATATTTATTTTTCGATTTCCCCTATCAAAGAACTCACTTCAGAACTCGAGGCGCGCACGTATCCCACGATATTGGACGTGCTGGTGGCCATTTTTGGTGGTCTTGCATTGATTGTTGCAAAGACTAAAAAAGGAACCATAGCCAGTGTGATATTTGGTGTGGCGATAGCAACGGCGCTTATGCCGCCTTTATGTACGGTAGGTTATGGGTTGGCCGTGGGGAATCCTAAATTTTATCTGGGGGCACTCTATTTATTCTCAATCAATGCGGTTTTTATTGCATTATCAACCTTCGTGGTTTCTAAATTATTGGGCTTTCCAATGGTGCGCTACGCAAATTCTAAGCGCAGACGATTTATTGCCCAGATGGCTTCTCTGGTAGCTGTAATTGTACTTGTACCTAGTGTAATTTTATTTTATAATTTGATTCAGCGTCAAATATTTGATAGCGATATTAAAGAGTTTATTGAATCTACCATAAGCTATGAGGGAACGGAGATTATAAAATCTTCCCAGGATTATAAAACCAAGGTAATTGATATATACCTTATAGGCGGCCTCGTCCCACAGGACCGTATTCAAGAGTGGCTAAAAGCTTTAAAAAGTAATGAACGTCTAAAAAATGTTGATTTGAAGGTTCATCAGGGCTCAGATCGCAGTAGTGAAATGGCCGCCCAGTTAAGCAATCAGGTAAAGTCAGATATTTTAGAAGATCTGTATATAACGAATCAAGATGCTTTGACCAATAAAAATGAACAAATACGTTTATTGGAACAGGAATTAATGCGGTTAAAAACCATTGACATTCCTTTTGAAAACCTGAGCAAAGAAGTACAGATAAATTATCAGGGTATAAAGCGTTTTAGCTATGCCAATATTTTAGCTGTTGATTTTGACAATCAGGTTACTGACACCATACCAACATTTCTTATAGATTGGAAACCCGAAATTACCAGTGAAATTAAAATATCAGAACAGGCCAAACTAAAGAAGTGGTTAGCACTTAAATTTCAACTTGATACCTTGGAGATAAAAACTTACAATTGA
- a CDS encoding methyltransferase yields MYEKTFPNKRFKRTMHFLKEVLPAGCEVLDLGVPNPFSKLMQQEGFTVKNTEGEDLDLNLNGIKDTQTDAVTAFEIFEHLLSPLPVIDAIRADKLVASIPLKLWFSSAYRSKTDPWDRHYHEFEDWQFDWLLEKAGWTIKKREKFTHPVKKLGLRPLLRLFTPRYYLVYAERTNS; encoded by the coding sequence GTGTACGAAAAAACCTTTCCGAACAAACGCTTTAAACGCACCATGCATTTTCTCAAGGAAGTGCTTCCCGCAGGCTGTGAAGTTCTGGATCTGGGCGTACCCAATCCATTTTCAAAACTAATGCAACAGGAAGGTTTTACCGTAAAAAATACGGAAGGCGAAGACCTGGACCTCAACCTAAACGGTATAAAAGACACACAAACCGATGCGGTTACCGCTTTTGAGATTTTTGAGCATTTGCTTTCCCCCCTACCTGTAATTGATGCGATAAGAGCTGATAAACTCGTGGCAAGCATTCCGTTAAAACTATGGTTCTCCAGCGCATACCGAAGCAAGACAGATCCATGGGACAGACATTATCACGAGTTTGAGGACTGGCAGTTTGACTGGCTGCTTGAAAAAGCAGGGTGGACGATCAAAAAGCGGGAGAAATTTACCCATCCCGTAAAAAAACTGGGACTTCGCCCCTTACTAAGGCTCTTCACGCCACGTTATTATCTCGTTTATGCAGAACGTACCAACTCGTGA
- a CDS encoding SprT-like domain-containing protein, which yields MERILSRYIPDQAVAPVFELIKTFGVHLKVVDERTTRHGDYRRMPDGTHQITVNTNLNTYRFLITLIHEIAHLVAFKKFGRSIKPHGREWKHTFQQLMLPFIRPEIFPSKLLPLIARHFKNPKASSDTDALLSIALKEYDPDNDKYYIFEIPVGSVFRIYNGKIFKKGNKRIKRYECIEQKTQRVYLFQPNAEVELIS from the coding sequence ATGGAAAGGATACTCTCCAGATATATTCCTGACCAGGCCGTGGCACCCGTTTTTGAGCTCATAAAAACCTTTGGCGTGCATCTTAAGGTTGTTGATGAACGCACGACACGTCACGGAGATTATCGCCGTATGCCAGATGGCACCCACCAGATTACGGTAAATACCAACCTCAATACGTACAGGTTCCTGATTACTTTGATTCATGAAATTGCACATTTAGTTGCGTTTAAAAAATTTGGTCGTTCCATAAAACCACACGGGAGGGAGTGGAAACACACATTTCAGCAACTTATGCTTCCCTTCATAAGACCAGAAATTTTTCCGTCAAAATTGCTTCCATTAATAGCAAGACACTTTAAAAATCCCAAGGCAAGTAGTGATACAGACGCACTTTTGAGTATTGCGCTAAAGGAGTATGATCCAGATAACGATAAATATTATATATTTGAGATACCTGTTGGCAGTGTTTTTCGTATTTACAACGGAAAAATTTTCAAAAAAGGAAATAAACGTATAAAACGTTACGAATGTATTGAGCAGAAAACCCAGCGCGTTTACCTGTTTCAGCCTAATGCTGAAGTGGAACTAATATCTTAA
- a CDS encoding ABC transporter ATP-binding protein, whose amino-acid sequence MIEVKDLKKGFDGEMILKGINTTFEKGKTNLIIGQSGSGKTVFLKCLLGLFRPTEGSILYDGQAYSTLTSEDQRELREQMGMVFQGSALFDSMTVEENIMFPLRMFTSMKRAERRERANEAIKRVNLTDANNKLPSEISGGMQKRVAIARAIVNKPKYLFCDEPNSGLDPKTATVVDNLIQEITRENEITTVINTHDMNSVMEIGEKIVFLQKGKLAWEGSKDEIFKTDHEDVTDFVYSSNLFKEVRSALNKKEQFR is encoded by the coding sequence ATGATAGAAGTAAAAGATCTAAAAAAGGGATTTGATGGCGAGATGATTCTCAAGGGCATCAATACCACTTTTGAAAAAGGAAAAACAAATCTTATCATAGGCCAAAGTGGTTCTGGTAAAACAGTATTTTTAAAATGTCTTTTGGGGCTTTTTAGACCCACGGAAGGTTCAATTTTATATGACGGCCAGGCCTATTCTACACTTACTTCAGAAGATCAACGCGAATTGCGCGAGCAAATGGGAATGGTTTTTCAGGGAAGCGCCCTGTTTGACTCTATGACCGTAGAAGAAAACATTATGTTCCCGCTGCGCATGTTTACTAGTATGAAACGTGCCGAACGTAGGGAGCGTGCAAATGAAGCCATAAAGCGGGTTAACCTTACAGATGCGAATAATAAGCTTCCTTCGGAAATTTCTGGTGGAATGCAAAAACGAGTAGCAATTGCCAGGGCAATTGTAAACAAACCTAAATATCTTTTTTGTGACGAGCCCAACTCTGGCCTTGACCCTAAAACAGCTACGGTTGTTGATAATCTTATACAGGAGATCACACGGGAGAATGAGATTACTACGGTGATAAATACCCATGATATGAATTCCGTTATGGAAATTGGGGAAAAAATCGTCTTTCTTCAAAAAGGCAAACTAGCCTGGGAGGGATCTAAAGACGAGATATTTAAGACAGACCATGAGGATGTCACAGACTTCGTTTATTCTTCTAACTTATTCAAGGAAGTTCGCTCTGCGCTCAATAAAAAGGAGCAGTTTAGATAG